The DNA window GTGTCGCGTAGCATCCAAGGCATGGTGATGTTCTGGCCGTTCACACTCGTAGTGCTTTCAGGAACGTACTGCGCCACGCATGGGAGTAGCGCAGTTCCGCGACCGAATGCATCCCAGGCATCCTCAGACAGTGCTCCGTCCTCTTGGAAAGTAGGTAGTGACTTCTCCTGCCATGCCTGTGAAAACGCCTGATCGGGCGCCATACCATCCCGATAGAAGTATTCAAGCCCGACAAGTACGGATTTTATGGCACGCATGGAGACGTCCATCTCCTGCTCAGCCGGGAAGTTGAGCTCATAACCGTAGTGGTACTGGAGCGGACAGGTCATGAAGCCATCCAAGGCGGCATAGCTGATGCTAGCAGGCGTAACCAGGGGGCGATGGCGCGGTGCTGGTTCAGGCACTGCTGGTATAAGCGCTCCCGTGTACCGAGCAATAACAGCCGGGTCAAGCAGGGAGCGAGGCACGGTCGAGTCATCCGGCCCGCAATACACTCGCAGTAGATTCTTCGCGCGGGATAGGCCTACATACAGTAGGTTGTTGCGCTCGATCGCTTCACCTTCAGACCGCATTTGCGGTGTGCTATTGAGAGCCTCCGGGGGAAGCAGAAGTCCTTGGCGCTCGTTAGACCAGGCGGGTGGCTCTGCGCCATAGCGCGATAGCTCAACGTTGGCCATGTGCACGACATCGAATTCAAGGCCTTTGCTGCCATGAACCGTCATGACCCTGACCGCATCGATAGCTGCTGCCTCTGGTGGCAACACGCGCTCTCCGGAACGCTGGCCAATGTAGCGCTGGAAGTCTTTCCTGATCAGATACTTCGATAAGGTGGCCTGGCTGCCGACGCCATCGGTATTACGCACGCCATAGAGAAACTGCCAGATGGCGAGGCGCCGAATTTGGGCCGCAACAGAATCATCAGAAAGCGAGCCCATGCCATGGCCTTGCTCGAACATAAGATCGCAGACAAAGGCCCAAGGACGTGAACTACGTGAGTTACCCTGCAGCAGGGTGCGCAGCGCCTGTACGACCTGCTGCCCTTTAGGGGAGAGCCCTGGGACTGGTGCAGAGGTTCGCAGCCAACGGCCACGCTGATGCTCAAACCCCTGTTTAGAGAGTCCCATCAGCAGCTGGATATCGGCGATAGGCATGCTGAAGTCAGGTTGTCTCTGAAGGCCCAACAGTGCACTGGGGCTTCGCCGAGCTAGGAGTTGCATGAAGCACATGAACTCCTTGACCTCCACACGCTGGCTCAAATCGCCGACATGAAGAACGGGAATCCCTGCCTGCTCAAGCGCTAGCGCCAACTCATCAACTTGGGCGTTCGTGGCGCTGATAACGCCTTGGCTGCCATATCGGTACCCGGCGCTTCTGGCCTGTTCGACCTGGGCCGCGACCATACTCTGCTGTTTGGGTTTCGACGAGGTACGCACCAAAGTTGGTAGAAGCCCGCTCGCTGCGCGTGAGGGAAAAACCTGATCCAACGGCTGGATGGGCTGAAGGACGTGAGTCGTGCCGGCCTTTTGGACAAGGCGCAAGATCTCCGGAGACGAGCGCCGGTTGATGTCCAGCGTGTAGCGTTGCAGGGATGCATCATCGCGTCGTGTGGAGTAGGCCTCATCGAATTTGAGCAAGCTCTGAATCGAAGCGCCCCGCCAATGGTGAATAGCCTGGCGAATGTCGCCCACCACCCAAAGGTTGCGCTGGATGGGACCGATCAGCTTCACGAATTCGACCATGACGTGATTGACGTCCTGATACTCATCGACTAACACGTGGTCGAACTGCTCCAGAAACGGCGCCAGAGTGGGGCGATCATCACGTGCCATGAGCGTTGGGCGAACCAACAGATCTGGCTGGTCTACCCAGCCATCCCGACGTAACGCAGCCTCATACGCCCGATAGAGGGTAACGATGTCACCACGCTCACGAGCGACATCCTCTTCGACGGCTGGCAACGCCTGTACGATCGCGGCGTATTGATCTGGGAAGATCAGCTCTTCCTTCAGCCGGTGGATGATCTTGAGTACGTCAGGCAGCCAATCGTAGGGGTTACGGAGCCTGAAGAAGTAATTCAGCCGCAGATTGGGCAGCTCGCCGGCCAACAATCGTACCTGCTGCAAGAGATCGGCGATTTTGATCTGAGGTGTGAGGTTGAACAGGTGATGGTGCTTGCGAAGGATCTCAAGCCCGAATGAGTGAAACGTTCCCGCCCAGATCTGGGCCGCATTAGGCGCGCTCCCAGCAGTAAGCCGTTCAACAAGCTCCTGGGCTGCGCGGTTGGTGAACGTCATGACCAAAATTCGGCTGGCAGGCACGCCAGTGGCGATCAGATGAGCGACCCTGTGCACCAGAGTTGTTGTCTTCCCTGTGCCAGGCCCCGCAACGACATTGACGTACCGCTCAGGCGCTTGAGCGGCAAGACGCTGAGCATCACTGGGAGGGTGCGTCGGAGCCACTGGAAGCGCAGGCACATCAGGCAGCAGCAATGCATCTGCCAACTGCTGCCGGACGAGCTCTAGGGGTAAGCAGAAGTGATTTGCTATGGCGCGCGATCGCCAGCCGTTGTGCCAAAGCGCCCTAGCGAATGAACGAGGTAGCAGCAATTCCCGCGCGAACACGTTGGCTTGGAGTTCCTGGCGCTCCCAGGCTCCATACCCTTCAAGAACCGCAGTACCTTGACTCGCAGAGCCCGCCAAGTCACTGACACGTGCAGGCGTCGGCGTGGAGCCCGTAGGTGCCAAGGGCGGATCCAGATACCAATGGCCAAGTTCATGAGCCAAAAGGTAAGCCCGATCTTGGGCCGAGACATCATTGCGAATCAGAATGGTTAGGTAGCAACGTTGGATATACGCATCACCGCCGCCAAGGGCGTAGTAACCGGGCGATACTGGCTCAACCATCAAGCCCAGCGCCTGTTCAACGCCGGCCAGTAACTGCTCACTGGTCGGATGCAGCATACCGCTTGCGGCCACCAAGGTCGACCGAGTGTTGTTGGCTTGAATTCGCGCTCGGTCGAAGGGATTCATATCAGTCCTCTAATGCCAGAAGCTGGGCTTCCTCTTCTGCGGGCAAGTTCAGCGCCTTTACAGCCTCATTCCACGACACCGGTTCGGTGAGCACTCGCGGCTGACCATTGGGTGCGCTGAAGGACGGTGCCGGTAATTGTTGGAAATTACATCTGACGGTCTGTGCAACGACGTCTCGCGGCAGGCTGAAGAAGTCGGCCATCTTGTCGAGCAGCACACTCGGGGCACGCACCATCCCAGCGAGCAGTTCGTTGACCAATAGCCGCTTACCCGACAGCCCCATGAAGTCGGCAAGTGCAGTTACCTTTGGCCCTACGATAGCCTGCATGGCGGCTTGAGCCTGCTGGATATCCTGCTGGGAAACGGCGGGCGCCTCCAGGGTTTCAGAGCAATGAGAAAGTGCCTCGGCCAATAGCCCGCCAACAATCTGAGACGCTGACCGACCGTATTCCTTCGCGGTCAGTTTGAGCTCAAGGCTGAAGGGGCGATCGACGCGCGCCATCCACTGAGAGGACTTCCCGGAGTAGCTGGCGACCTTGCGTTCGTGGCTGTCGAGCAGCTTCCTTGGGCTCTGGACTTTAATGGCGCTCTCGAATTTCTCGTAGCTGTCTTCGACCATTTCACGCACGAGCACGGAAAACTTCTTGCCCTGGCGTGCCGCTACATCCTTCAACGCGACGTGCATGGACTCAGGTACATAGACACCGATGGACTGCAGCACGTCTTTCGTACTGCTGGCCGATACTGATCCCGGAGCTACACTGGCACGCGCAACAGCAGGTTCGTAATGACTAGACATAGGCACCTCCTTGGGCGACTCATCCTGGGTAGGCACGAGAGACGAAGATTTATCTAAATCCGTTATGTGGGGCGCAGCAACGAAGTTGGAAGTGAGCTCCGCCATGACCTTCTTGGCGAGCAGATCTGGAGTCGGTGCATGCACTCTCAAATGCTGACCATCTCGCAGCTGTACGATGCATTGATGCTCGCCCGCGACTACTTGAAAGTCGCCTGTTTTAGACACCCACGTAAGGTAATTCGCCCATTCTCTCAAGGGTGAGGAGGTCAAATTGCCATTACATTTCATGTTAGGATCCGGCTTTCGTTTCTGAGTCGATGGTGCGCGACGCTGTATTTTATATCATCTTTATATCACTGTGATGCGTAGGGACACAATTGATTGACGATCATTTTGCAGGAGCCATTCACAGGGCTGTAAGTGAATGGATGCGTGGAAACCCCTTGGGCGTATGCTTATCAGCGCTTGACCACCCTGACGCCTTGGGGGCTACCCTGCGCCCCGAGATCGAAGCGCTGCTCGCTCAAGCCAATGTGAGTCTGCACGACATTCAGCAACGTGCTTGGACTATGCCCCTGATTCATCTGCGATCGGCGTTTGAGGTTGGGGACCTGCCAGAAACCCCTGCCGCCTTCATTCCCGTCCCTGACGACGAAAGCACCATCGCGGCGCGAGCTTGTTCTATTGCCTGCTTGGCAGTGCTCAACTCCGACACGATTTCCTACGGATCTGAAAATGACGGGCATCTGTTCGTGAATCTCGTACCGTTCCGTGGCGAAGGCGAAATGGCTGAAAAGTCCAAGGGCAGCATGCGCGGTCATACCGACGCGGTCTACTTCCCCGTACGTGGGCAGCTACATGAGCTGGACAAGCGTATCGCCCCATCACCTGACTTTGTCTGCCTGAGTGGCCTACGCAATCCGGATCAAATCGCAACGACTGTAATGCCCTTAAGCGTTGTGCTGAGTCAATTGTCTAAGCATGACATTAAGGAGCTGACCAAGCCCCAGTACGTGATTCGTCCGCAAAAAACGTTCACCTCCGGTCTAAAGTTGATTTTTGGCGACACGAGCCCTCTCGCACAGCCCATGAAGGACATCCAGCTACTTTTCGAAGCAGGGGATGGCTACTGGATTCGTTACAGCCACAGCGCGAGCGATTCAGACTATGACTCAGAGGCTGCCACATCTGCGGCGGAGCGATTCGAGCAGGCTTGCCTGACATGCTCAACAGCCGTGGTCATCGCCCCTGGCGACATCTTGATCGTCAATAACCGTCTTGGGCTTCATGGACGCGGCGTTGTTGGAGGTGAGGCAGGAGGTACCTCTCGATGGCTGCTGCGCACCTACGGCTTGGATACCCGTAAACTCAATCCAGCGCAGCGCTATCTGGACAGCCCATACAAGCTCTTTCCATGACAGCCAGTATCGTGCATCTGACGCGCTAAAACTCTTCGCTAGAACGGTTCGTAGATTGCCTCCTTGGTCAGATGCAAACTTGCGAGAGAAAGAGCCAACGAAGCCTCAAGGAAGTGAAAATTTCCTACCAGGTTTTTTTGGTTCTTCGTCGATAAGTGGGGAGTTTTTGCTCAGCCATCGCATGCTTGAGGCCTGATATTTAGGGCTTTCAGGGGGTTCTACCTCATCTCCACGGATGGTTGTAAAAGGGTGGTGGACTTGTCCCGGTGCGTCGCCGTCCCGCGGGTGTTAAGGTCGGGGCCGACTTTTACCGAAACCTGAAAACCATGTACGGAACCATTTCATGGCTGCCATCCGATGGATGCAGTTCCGAGGCGATGACATCATCGCTGCTGGTCGCGTCTGCCGTTGCGGCGTCGGTCATGTCTGGCATGGAGATGCGAGCATGAGCCGTATCGTGCTGCTGGATACCGAGACCACGGGTATCTCGTATCGCATGGGTGACCGCATCATCGAGATCGGTGCGGTGGAAATGATTGACGGGCGGTTGACCGGACGCGAGTACCACACCTATCTGCAGCCGGACCATCCGGTGCATTGGGCGGCGCGGCGCGTGCATGGCATCAGTGATGCCATGCTGATCGGCAAGCCGCGGTTTGCCAGCCAGGCCGAATCACTGCTGGATTTCGTGAGGGGAAGTGAAATGGTGGCCCACAACGCGGCCTTCGACACCGGCTTTATCGACAACGAACTGCGACTTATGGGGCATGGCAGCAGCTTGGCCGAGCACTGCCGGATCACCTGCAGTCTGAAGCTGGCACGGGCCCGCTTCCCGGGCATGCCCAACAAGCTGGATGACTTGTTGCAGCGATTCGCGATCAGCCATCAGCGCAACAAGCACGGGGCCTTGCTGGATGCGCAACTGCTGGCCCAGGTGCTGATGCGGCTGCGTCCTGGCGTGCCGGCCTGATTCGGGTGGGGGTGCGGTTGGCCGCGGCGCCGTGATGTGGAAAGGACCAGTCTGCGCGGCTGGTCAGCGGGCATGATGGCAAGAGGCGGCGGCATCCGGGGGATGACGCCGCCCCCGGAGCCGGATATTGGGCGAATCAAGCTGTTTTGACGGATCTGCCAGTATCAGTTCAGTCAAGATCAGGCTCGTCAAGTTCAGCTCCGTCAATATCGGGTCCGGCGAGATCAGATCTGAAGGATCAATCCGACCAGACCCACTGCTTGATCTCGGGCAGGTCGTCGAAGTGTTCGCGGATATAGCTTTCGTGCTGTTCCAGCATCGACTTGCAGTACACCGCCAGTTCGGGTGCCTTGGCCAGCAGGCTGGGCACATAGCGCAGCACGTCCAGGCACAGATGCAGGCGGCTGATGCGGTTCAGCACGACCATATCGAAGGGGGTGGTGGTGGTGCCTTCTTCCAGATAGCCGCGGACATGGAACTGGTCATGGGCGTCACGCCCGTGCAGCAGGTCGTGGATCACGCCGGGATAGCCGTGGAAGGTGAACAGCACCGGCGTATTGGTGCTGAACAGGTCGGTGAATTCGGCATCGCTCATCCCGTGCGGGTGGCGATCCGAAGGGCATAGCCGCATCAGATCGACGACATTGACCACCCGGACTTTCAGCTCCGGTGCGTACTGGCGCAGCAGCCAGGCGGCGGCGATGGTTTCCTGGGTAGGAATGTCGCCGGCGCAGGCCAGCACGATATCCGGCTGTTCCGGGGCGTGGCTGTACATCTCCCAGATGCCGGCCCCCTTGGCGCAATGGGTTCTGGCCTCGTCCATGGTCAGCCATTGCAGCTGGGGCTGCTTGTCGATCACGATCAGGTTCAGATAATTGCGGCTGCGGAAGCAGTGATCGCCCACCGACAGCAGGCAGTTGGCATCCGGCGGCAGATAGACCCGGGCCACCGCCGGCTTGCGGTGGATGATGGTATCGATAAAGCCCGGTCCCTGGTGGCTGAAGCCGTTGTGGTCGTTGCGCCAGCAGGTGGAGGTCAGCAGATAGTTCATGGAGGGAATCGGCGCACGCCAGGGCACCCGCTCGCTGTGCTCGATCCACTTGGCATGCTGCATCGCCATCGAGTCGATGATCATCGCGAAGGCCTCGTAGGTCGCGAACAGTCCATGGCGACCGGTCAGGTTGTAGCCTTCCAGCCAGCCATGGCAGCAATGCTCGCTGAGCACTTCCATGACCCGTCCATCATGCGAGACATGGTCGTCATTCGGTTCGATGGCGCTGACCAGACAGCGGTCGGTGACCTCGAAGACCGCGCCCAGCCGGTTGGAGTTGGTCTCGTCGGGACAGAACAGCCGGAAATTGTCGGGATTCTCGCGGTAGATCTCGCGCAGCCAGGTTCCGAAGACTCGGGTCGATTCCACTCGCTCGCGGGCGCGCTGCTCGAAGCGGACCTGAAAATCGGCATAGTCCGGCAGATTCAGGTCGCGGGTCAGCAAGCCACCATTGGCCTGCGGGTTGGCGCTCATCCGGCGCGGGCCGGCAGGGGCCAGTTCGGCATATTCGGCGCGGAAGCGGCCTTGCGCGTCGAACAGTTCCTCGGGCTTGTAGCTGCGCATCCAGTCTTCCAGGATATGCAGATGCTCGGGCTTGGTCAGAATATCGGCCACCGGCACCTGATGGGCGCGGAAGGTGCCTTCCACCTGCAGGCCGTCGACGATCCTGGGTCCGGTCCAGCCCTTGGGAGTCCGCAGCACGATCAGGGGCCAGCGCGGCCGTTGGTCGAAGCCGTCGCGACGGGCCGTCTGCTGGATCGCGCGGATATCCAGTACCGCCTGCTCCATCGCCACGGCAAAGGCCTGGTGCACGGCCATGGGCTCGTCACCCTCCACGAAGCGGGGCGCATAGCCCTGGCCCTCGAAAAACTGGCGCAGATCCGCGTCGCTGTGGCGGGCCCAGACCGTGGGGCCTGAAATCTTGTAGCCGTTGAGATGCAGGATGGGCAGCACCGCACCGTCGCGGACCGGATTGATGAAATCGATGCTCTTCCAGCTGCCGGCCAGCGGGCCGGTCTCGGACTCGCCATCACCGACCACGGCGGTGACCAGCAGCTCGGGATTGTCCATCACCGCGCCGGCGGCATGCATCAGCACATAACCCAGTTCGCCGCCTTCGTGGATGGAACCGGGCGTGGGCACGCTGACATGGCTGGGAATACCACCCGGCGTGGAGAACTGCCGGAACAGCTTCAGCATGCCGGCCTCGTCCTGGCTGATCTGCGGATAGAACTCGCTGTAGCTGCCTTCCAGCCAGACATTGGCGATGATGGCCGGGCCGCCATGTCCCGGGCCGGCCATGTAGATCGCATCCAGATCATATTTGCGGATCAGCCGGTTCATGTGCACATAGACCAGGTTCAGGCCCGGCGAGGTACCCCAGTGGCCGAGCAGGCGCGGCTTGATGTGATCGACGCTCAGCTTCTCTTTCAGCAGAGGATTGGCCTTGAGATAGATCTGGCCGACGTTCAGATAGTTGGCGGCACGCCACCAGGCGTGGATCTTCTGGAGTTCTTCAGGTGCAACAGCGTCGGGGGTGTTGGCAGAGACAGTCGTCATATCCGAAATCC is part of the Frateuria aurantia DSM 6220 genome and encodes:
- a CDS encoding phosphoketolase family protein; its protein translation is MTTVSANTPDAVAPEELQKIHAWWRAANYLNVGQIYLKANPLLKEKLSVDHIKPRLLGHWGTSPGLNLVYVHMNRLIRKYDLDAIYMAGPGHGGPAIIANVWLEGSYSEFYPQISQDEAGMLKLFRQFSTPGGIPSHVSVPTPGSIHEGGELGYVLMHAAGAVMDNPELLVTAVVGDGESETGPLAGSWKSIDFINPVRDGAVLPILHLNGYKISGPTVWARHSDADLRQFFEGQGYAPRFVEGDEPMAVHQAFAVAMEQAVLDIRAIQQTARRDGFDQRPRWPLIVLRTPKGWTGPRIVDGLQVEGTFRAHQVPVADILTKPEHLHILEDWMRSYKPEELFDAQGRFRAEYAELAPAGPRRMSANPQANGGLLTRDLNLPDYADFQVRFEQRARERVESTRVFGTWLREIYRENPDNFRLFCPDETNSNRLGAVFEVTDRCLVSAIEPNDDHVSHDGRVMEVLSEHCCHGWLEGYNLTGRHGLFATYEAFAMIIDSMAMQHAKWIEHSERVPWRAPIPSMNYLLTSTCWRNDHNGFSHQGPGFIDTIIHRKPAVARVYLPPDANCLLSVGDHCFRSRNYLNLIVIDKQPQLQWLTMDEARTHCAKGAGIWEMYSHAPEQPDIVLACAGDIPTQETIAAAWLLRQYAPELKVRVVNVVDLMRLCPSDRHPHGMSDAEFTDLFSTNTPVLFTFHGYPGVIHDLLHGRDAHDQFHVRGYLEEGTTTTPFDMVVLNRISRLHLCLDVLRYVPSLLAKAPELAVYCKSMLEQHESYIREHFDDLPEIKQWVWSD
- the dnaQ gene encoding DNA polymerase III subunit epsilon — encoded protein: MSRIVLLDTETTGISYRMGDRIIEIGAVEMIDGRLTGREYHTYLQPDHPVHWAARRVHGISDAMLIGKPRFASQAESLLDFVRGSEMVAHNAAFDTGFIDNELRLMGHGSSLAEHCRITCSLKLARARFPGMPNKLDDLLQRFAISHQRNKHGALLDAQLLAQVLMRLRPGVPA
- a CDS encoding UvrD-helicase domain-containing protein: MNPFDRARIQANNTRSTLVAASGMLHPTSEQLLAGVEQALGLMVEPVSPGYYALGGGDAYIQRCYLTILIRNDVSAQDRAYLLAHELGHWYLDPPLAPTGSTPTPARVSDLAGSASQGTAVLEGYGAWERQELQANVFARELLLPRSFARALWHNGWRSRAIANHFCLPLELVRQQLADALLLPDVPALPVAPTHPPSDAQRLAAQAPERYVNVVAGPGTGKTTTLVHRVAHLIATGVPASRILVMTFTNRAAQELVERLTAGSAPNAAQIWAGTFHSFGLEILRKHHHLFNLTPQIKIADLLQQVRLLAGELPNLRLNYFFRLRNPYDWLPDVLKIIHRLKEELIFPDQYAAIVQALPAVEEDVARERGDIVTLYRAYEAALRRDGWVDQPDLLVRPTLMARDDRPTLAPFLEQFDHVLVDEYQDVNHVMVEFVKLIGPIQRNLWVVGDIRQAIHHWRGASIQSLLKFDEAYSTRRDDASLQRYTLDINRRSSPEILRLVQKAGTTHVLQPIQPLDQVFPSRAASGLLPTLVRTSSKPKQQSMVAAQVEQARSAGYRYGSQGVISATNAQVDELALALEQAGIPVLHVGDLSQRVEVKEFMCFMQLLARRSPSALLGLQRQPDFSMPIADIQLLMGLSKQGFEHQRGRWLRTSAPVPGLSPKGQQVVQALRTLLQGNSRSSRPWAFVCDLMFEQGHGMGSLSDDSVAAQIRRLAIWQFLYGVRNTDGVGSQATLSKYLIRKDFQRYIGQRSGERVLPPEAAAIDAVRVMTVHGSKGLEFDVVHMANVELSRYGAEPPAWSNERQGLLLPPEALNSTPQMRSEGEAIERNNLLYVGLSRAKNLLRVYCGPDDSTVPRSLLDPAVIARYTGALIPAVPEPAPRHRPLVTPASISYAALDGFMTCPLQYHYGYELNFPAEQEMDVSMRAIKSVLVGLEYFYRDGMAPDQAFSQAWQEKSLPTFQEDGALSEDAWDAFGRGTALLPCVAQYVPESTTSVNGQNITMPWMLRDTEGGLIWLRTGMNLNKVAKNVRPIMENLGGGSRCQRMTLHSLSSGRTESCIPSAKASSTSLYKSVSALRASDRTARKGRHCDRCAYSTICAQRP
- a CDS encoding TauD/TfdA family dioxygenase, with product MIDDHFAGAIHRAVSEWMRGNPLGVCLSALDHPDALGATLRPEIEALLAQANVSLHDIQQRAWTMPLIHLRSAFEVGDLPETPAAFIPVPDDESTIAARACSIACLAVLNSDTISYGSENDGHLFVNLVPFRGEGEMAEKSKGSMRGHTDAVYFPVRGQLHELDKRIAPSPDFVCLSGLRNPDQIATTVMPLSVVLSQLSKHDIKELTKPQYVIRPQKTFTSGLKLIFGDTSPLAQPMKDIQLLFEAGDGYWIRYSHSASDSDYDSEAATSAAERFEQACLTCSTAVVIAPGDILIVNNRLGLHGRGVVGGEAGGTSRWLLRTYGLDTRKLNPAQRYLDSPYKLFP